The Erythrobacter aurantius genome includes a window with the following:
- a CDS encoding MipA/OmpV family protein — MPEPRPLPSILAFLAMTLAGHAHAETAQEMGAEEEGAPAAVVQDASPQGAGAPPFKPVFDETWATIGIGAGLVPSYSGSDDYVAFPLPLIVGRVGGVGISPNGPGFNLDLLSQKPAMGPAKTSFSLGPSFRFRNDRANRIKDPVVELASELDTAIEVGLNGGVTFPGVFTRGDRLGVSTQLRWDILGAHEGMLIEPGVNYFTPLGRGAALQLGFNASFVDDDFADYYYTVTPADAAATGLPQFTADGGLNSLGTLAIFTLDLDGNLLNGGFNLYGVAGYSRLVGDAADTPFTSVRGSASQFIGGIGVGYTF, encoded by the coding sequence ATGCCCGAACCCCGCCCCTTGCCATCGATTCTTGCCTTTCTTGCCATGACTTTGGCGGGGCATGCCCATGCGGAAACCGCCCAGGAGATGGGCGCTGAAGAAGAGGGCGCTCCCGCCGCCGTCGTGCAGGATGCTTCACCTCAAGGGGCCGGTGCACCTCCGTTCAAGCCGGTGTTCGACGAGACTTGGGCGACCATCGGTATCGGTGCAGGTCTGGTCCCAAGCTATTCGGGTTCCGACGATTACGTTGCTTTCCCGCTGCCGCTGATCGTCGGGCGCGTGGGCGGTGTGGGGATCAGCCCCAACGGCCCCGGCTTCAACCTCGATCTGCTGTCACAAAAGCCCGCCATGGGCCCTGCGAAAACCTCGTTCTCGCTCGGGCCGTCATTCCGCTTTCGCAATGACCGCGCCAACCGGATCAAGGACCCGGTGGTGGAATTGGCGAGCGAACTCGACACCGCGATCGAGGTCGGATTGAATGGCGGCGTGACCTTTCCGGGCGTTTTCACGCGGGGGGATCGTCTGGGAGTATCGACGCAGCTGCGCTGGGACATTCTGGGTGCGCATGAGGGAATGCTGATCGAACCGGGGGTGAATTACTTCACCCCTCTGGGGCGCGGAGCCGCGCTGCAGCTGGGGTTCAATGCCAGCTTCGTCGACGATGATTTTGCCGACTATTACTACACCGTCACCCCTGCCGATGCAGCGGCGACCGGCCTGCCGCAGTTCACCGCTGATGGCGGGCTGAATTCGCTCGGCACGCTGGCGATCTTCACGCTGGACCTCGACGGCAATCTCTTGAACGGCGGGTTCAACCTTTATGGCGTCGCGGGCTATTCACGGCTGGTCGGCGATGCGGCGGACACTCCGTTCACATCGGTTCGCGGCAGCGCCAGCCAGTTCATCGGCGGGATCGGCGTGGGCTACACGTTCTAG
- the crtY gene encoding lycopene beta-cyclase CrtY: MSDSQLDVAIVGGGLAGGLIALALHRARPEFRIAVVEAGKVIGGNHRWSWFDSDLSEEGRALLAEFRQTGWDAGYDVEFPKYRRTLGTSYCSMASHDFHEGLMRALPDNAVMLGRKAASLDARGVDLDDGTRLDARAVIDCRSFQPSRHLRGGWQVFLGRHMRLPEPHGLERPVIMDATVDQLAPSGNGGAYRFVYVLPLASHDVFVEDTYYADSFKLDRAALSARIDQYARENGWPDHAIVGNEAGVLPVLTGGNFSAYQEEVRISGVAIAGARGGFTHPLTSYTMCVAVENALLIAREADLTGPQLAALMETRARHHWRKTGYYRLLGRFLFFAAEPHKRVKVFQRFYRLREGLVERFYAARSSPLDKARVLWGEPPVSIPAAILAMFNRGPPLKANAPIDLQTENEA; encoded by the coding sequence ATGAGCGACTCACAACTCGACGTGGCGATTGTTGGCGGCGGCCTTGCGGGCGGGCTGATTGCTCTTGCGCTGCACCGCGCGCGTCCGGAATTCCGCATTGCCGTGGTCGAGGCGGGCAAGGTGATCGGCGGCAATCACCGCTGGAGCTGGTTTGACAGCGACCTGTCCGAAGAAGGCCGCGCGTTGCTCGCCGAATTCCGCCAGACCGGCTGGGACGCGGGCTATGATGTCGAATTCCCCAAATATCGGCGCACGCTGGGCACCTCATACTGTTCGATGGCGTCGCATGATTTTCACGAAGGGCTGATGCGCGCCCTGCCCGACAACGCGGTGATGCTGGGGCGCAAGGCCGCAAGCCTTGATGCGCGCGGGGTCGATCTGGACGACGGAACCCGGCTGGACGCACGGGCGGTGATAGATTGCCGCAGCTTCCAGCCAAGCAGGCATCTGCGCGGCGGGTGGCAGGTGTTCCTTGGCCGGCACATGCGTCTGCCCGAACCGCACGGGCTGGAACGCCCTGTCATCATGGATGCAACCGTCGATCAACTCGCGCCCAGCGGCAATGGTGGGGCCTATCGCTTCGTCTATGTCCTGCCGCTGGCATCGCATGACGTCTTCGTCGAAGACACCTACTACGCCGACAGCTTCAAGCTTGACCGGGCTGCGCTGTCGGCGCGGATCGACCAATACGCTCGCGAAAACGGCTGGCCCGATCACGCCATCGTCGGCAATGAAGCAGGTGTGCTGCCGGTGCTGACCGGGGGTAATTTCTCGGCCTATCAGGAAGAGGTCCGCATCTCCGGTGTGGCGATCGCGGGCGCGCGCGGCGGGTTCACCCATCCGCTCACCAGCTACACCATGTGCGTCGCGGTGGAAAATGCCTTGCTGATCGCACGCGAAGCCGATCTGACGGGGCCGCAACTGGCCGCGCTGATGGAAACCCGTGCCCGCCACCACTGGCGCAAGACCGGCTATTATCGCCTGCTGGGCCGTTTCCTGTTCTTCGCCGCGGAACCACACAAGCGCGTGAAGGTTTTCCAAAGGTTCTACAGATTGCGCGAAGGTCTGGTTGAAAGGTTCTACGCCGCGCGATCCAGCCCTTTGGACAAGGCCCGCGTCCTGTGGGGAGAACCGCCCGTATCTATTCCGGCTGCGATCCTCGCGATGTTCAACCGCGGACCGCCGCTCAAAGCCAATGCGCCCATCGATTTGCAAACGGAGAATGAGGCATGA